A part of Podarcis raffonei isolate rPodRaf1 chromosome 12, rPodRaf1.pri, whole genome shotgun sequence genomic DNA contains:
- the SCRN1 gene encoding secernin-1 yields the protein MALAPPSYCFVAFPPHTKDGLVVIGKNSARPRDEVQEIVYFAAATHDPGCKVECTYIEIDQVPKTNAVALSRPSWLWGAEMGANEHGVFITNEAIITKEPASETEALLGMDLVRLGLERGGTAKEALDVIVSLLEEHGQGGNYYEDGSVCHAFQTAYLIVDRKEAWVLETVGKHWAAENITEGVKCICNQLSLTTKIDAEHPELRSYAESQGWWTADTEFNFSQVFSQADNHSDCCLAKESLEKQEGAITVEMMIDILRDKSGGICVDSESFLTTSSMVSVLPQNLSSSCIHYFTGTPDPSRSIFKPFIFVDNVKLVSKVQSPIFGSDDPVKKIPRFQEKPDRRHELYKAHEWARSVMENEQEKGEKLRRTMLDLEKQGLDAMESIITSSEVLDPSEVEDLFYDCVDTEIKFFK from the exons ATGGCTCTGGCACCTCCCAGTTACTGTTTTGTTGCGTTCCCACCACACACTAAAGATGGCCTTGTAGTCATTGGGAAAAATTCTGCACGGCCCAGAGACGAGGTACAGGAAATAGTTTATTTTGCCGCTGCTACTCATGATCCAGGATGCAAAGTTGAG TGCACATACATTGAGATAGACCAGGTGCCCAAGACCAACGCTGTCGCCCTGAGCAGACCTTCCTGGCTTTGGGGGGCAGAAATGGGGGCAAATGAACATGGAGTCTTCATTACCAATGAAGCCATTATCACCAAAGAACCAGCCTCAGAAACTGAAGCTCTCCTAGGAATGGATCTTGTCAG GCTTGGTCTAGAAAGGGGTGGAACAGCTAAAGAAGCCTTGGATGTCATTGTCTCTCTGTTGGAAGAGCATGGCCAAGGAGGCAATTATTACGAAGATGGGAGTGTATGCCATGCTTTCCAGACTGCGTATCTGATAGTGGACAGAAAAGAAGCTTGGGTCTTGGAGACTGTTGGGAAGCACTGGGCAGCTGAGAACATTACAG AGGGAGTAAAGTGCATTTGCAACCAGCTTTCCTTAACTACAAAGATCGATGCAGAGCACCCTGAGCTTAGAAGTTACGCGGAAAGTCAAGGGTGGTGGACTGCGGATACAGAGTTCAACTTTTCTCAAGTATTTTCTCAGGCTGATAACCATTCAGATTGTTGTTTGGCGAAGGAGAGCCTAGAGAAGCAAGAAG GCGCTATCACTGTGGAAATGATGATTGACATCTTGCGGGATAAGTCTGGTGGTATATGTGTGGATTCAGAGTCTTTTCTTACTACATCAAGCATGGTGTCCGTATTACCTCAGAATCTTAGTTCCTCGTGCATCCATTATTTTACCGGCACACCAGATCCATCAAG GTCCATATTTAAACCTTTTATCTTCGTCGATAATGTAAAATTAGTATCAAAAGTACAGTCACCCATTTTTGGTAGTGATGATCCTGTGAAAAAAATCCCCCGGTTCCAGGAGAAACCAGACCGTAGACATGAATTGTACAAAGCGCATGAGTGGGCGCGATCAGTCATGGAGAATGAGCAG GAAAAAGGAGAGAAGTTGAGAAGAACCATGTTAGACCTCGAAAAGCAAGGCTTGGACGCAATGGAGAGCATCATTACCAGCTCGGAAGTTCTTGATCcttctgaagtagaggaccttttCTATGACTGTGTTGATACAGAAATTAAGTTCTTCAAGTGA
- the FKBP14 gene encoding peptidyl-prolyl cis-trans isomerase FKBP14 gives MRTLRFKLKDCTHAAHTAVKMKGAFWTLLAFAFVALGAAGLIPEPEVEIEVLQKPFICKRKTKPGDMMLVHYEGYLENDGSLFHSTYKHNNAQPTWFTLGIREVIIGWDKGLKQMCVGEKRKLTVPPSLAYGKEGKGKIPPESTLIFNIELLEIRNGPRSHESFQQMDLNDDWKLSREEVKIYLKKEFERHGAPVNDSHHDSLVENIFEKEDEDSDGFISAREFVYTHDEL, from the exons ATGCGCACGTTGCGTTTTAAACTGAAAGATTGCACACACGCTGCACACACGGCGGTGAAAATGAAAGGTGCCTTTTGGACTCTGCTTGCCTTTGCGTTCGTGGCTTTGGGGGCTGCGGGTCTCATCCCGGAACCAGAAGTGGAGATCGAAGTGCTCCAGAAACCGTTCATTTGCAAGAGGAAAACGAAGCCGGGAGACATGATGTTGGTGCACTACGAAGGCTATTTGGAGAACGACGGCTCGCTCTTTCATTCTAC CTACAAGCATAACAATGCCCAGCCAACATGGTTTACTCTCGGTATAAGGGAAGTTATCATAGGCTGGGATAAAGGTTTGAAACAGATGTGCGTAGGAGAGAAACGCAAGCTAACcgttcccccatccctggcttatggaaaagaaggaaaag GGAAAATTCCACCTGAGAGCACTTTGATCTTCAACATCGAACTTCTAGAAATCAGGAATGGACCGCGGTCTCACGAGTCCTTTCAACAAATGGATCTTAATGATGATTGGAAGCTTTCCAGAGAAGAG GTAAAAATATACTTGAAGAAAGAATTTGAAAGGCATGGTGCACCAGTCAATGACAGCcaccatgattctttagttgaaAACATATTTGAGAAGGAAGATGAAGACAGCGATGGATTTATATCTGCAAGGGAGTTTGTATATACACATGATGAGCTATAA